TCCGCTCTCTGACATAATCAAAGGCTTGCAGATCGTCCGCCATCTCCCATGTTTCTGCTTTATCCAGCCACATTAACGGTGTATGGATGACAAAGTCTTCATCCATAGAAAGATTCAAGGTGACATTTAATGATTTGGTAAAGATATCGCGGCAATCCGGATATCCGCTAAAATCGGTTTCACATACACCGGTGACGATGTGTTTCGCGTCGATTTGATTCGCTAGGATGGTTGCAAAAGATAAAAATAGCAAATTTCTGCCCGGTACAAATGTATTGGGAATACCACCATCTTCTGCGTTCTCTACTTCGATATCATCTCTTGTTAACGCATTGGGAGCTAATTGATTCAGTAAAGACATATCTAAAATATGGTGCTTCAATCCTTGATCTGCAGCAATTTCCTTTGCCACCTCAATCTCTAAACTGTGGCGCTGACTGTAGTCAAAGGTAACTAACTCTACATGTTCAAATTTTTCCAATGCCCAAAACAAACAAGTGGTGCTATCCTGGCCGCCGCTAAAAACAACGACTGCCCGCTTATTATTTTTTTCCATAAAAAAATCCCCTTTCCAATTTGAAAAAGAGAATTCTATACACCCAGAAATATAAAAAACCATATCTAAGGTTTCATTAGTATGGCTATCCTTAGTTTTTTATAGAGGGTGTACCTAGAACCTCTCCTACGTATGAAGTAGACTTTATTCATTTTTCATTCAAATGGCAGTATAACATATTTTTTATACGTATGCTTCTATTTTCTGTTTTTCATGTTTCTCCAGCGAGATTGGATTAGAATCTATATGCTTTGCTTTTTATTCTAATATAGTAAGTGCTCCCTTACCGGATACAGGAAATATTTATTATTCCCTCCTGCCAATAAGAGAGCACATCACATACGATAACTATTCTTTTTTCTTGCGAATCCCCATCGGTTTATTCGCTCCCGCAGGCCAGTCTGCTTCCGCTAATTGCGGTAATTGTTTCACTTCTGCTTCAACCAATTCCGGAAATGGCGCCGGGCGTCCAGATGATACATCCATGCCCATCACCATCTGTTCACTGGTTGCCACTGTGTCATTTTCTTTATTCTTCATTTCAAACCAGAGATGCATCCGTTTTGCATCCCGATTCAGCACGGTGACACAGGTATGCAGTTCTTCGTTTTCATGAGCTTCTTTGACATATTTAATATGT
The nucleotide sequence above comes from Oceanobacillus timonensis. Encoded proteins:
- the queC gene encoding 7-cyano-7-deazaguanine synthase QueC yields the protein MEKNNKRAVVVFSGGQDSTTCLFWALEKFEHVELVTFDYSQRHSLEIEVAKEIAADQGLKHHILDMSLLNQLAPNALTRDDIEVENAEDGGIPNTFVPGRNLLFLSFATILANQIDAKHIVTGVCETDFSGYPDCRDIFTKSLNVTLNLSMDEDFVIHTPLMWLDKAETWEMADDLQAFDYVRERTLTCYNGVRGAGCGECPACQLRQRGLDQYLARRQEVHP
- a CDS encoding thioesterase family protein, translating into MTESKQIWKGRVLPEWVDYNGHLNDASYALIFSYSLDALIDDIGLDEDGRKAYAYTIFTLEAHIKYVKEAHENEELHTCVTVLNRDAKRMHLWFEMKNKENDTVATSEQMVMGMDVSSGRPAPFPELVEAEVKQLPQLAEADWPAGANKPMGIRKKKE